A genomic window from Triticum urartu cultivar G1812 chromosome 7, Tu2.1, whole genome shotgun sequence includes:
- the LOC125519435 gene encoding uncharacterized protein LOC125519435: MDDEVQEVSSVGALPKKAPKVMNWTPPMSALMLKGLSEVAARGAKTDKGFKEVEKLKVAKRISSFVGYDVSITQVHNHIRKWRNRWTRLVYLKALSGALWDDDKKMVVLEEQHYLGHTQDHPADAELLNSPLENYDYMELCFANKHATGKYAMGPGVPLGTPIVVEDKDKPNVMEGEGTTDEVLQHLPGSNFVLPTASATQDPSPTSNKKRKRASGLTEEDSIQCSNMTDAMREIASAINNTCHAETHPDLYKAVMDLLVFDQDERLAVLDYLTEHKAKGLNFVKMDDEVRKASFKRILKANPGLL; this comes from the exons ATGGATGATGAGGTGCAGGAGGTTTCAAGTGTTGGTGCTCTTCCCAAGAAGGCCCCCAAGGTCATGAACTGGACTCCTCCTATGTCGGCGTTGATGTTGAAAGGCCTTTCAGAGGTGGCGGCAAGAGGTGCCAAGACTGACAAAGGATTCAAAGAGGTTGAAAAATTGAAAGTTGCAAAGCGTATATCTTCTTTCGTTGGTTATGACGTGTCTATTACGCAAGTGCACAATCATATTCGCAAGTGGAGGAATAGGTGGACAAGGCTTGTCTATTTGAAGGCTTTAAGTGGGGCACTTTGGGATGATGACAAGAAGATGGTAGTGCTAGAAGAACAACACTATTTGGGCCACACTCAG GATCATCCAGCAGATGCTGAATTGCTCAATTCTCCACTCGAGAACTACGACTATATGGAACTTTGCTTTGCTAATAAGCATGCCACTGGGAAATATGCAATGGGCCCCGGTGTGCCCCTAGGAACGCCTATTGTTGTGGAAGACAAGGATAAACCGAATGTCATGGAGGGGGAAGGAACAACAGATGAGGTATTGCAACATCTTCCTGGATCTAACTTTGTACTTCCTACTGCTAGTGCCACTCAGGACCCTTCTCCTACTTCAAATAAGAAGAGAAAGAGGGCATCTGGCTTGACAGAGGAGGACTCAATCCAGTGTAGCAACATGACTGATGCTATGCGTGAGATTGCAAGTGCTATCAACAACACTTGCCATGCTGAAACACACCCTGACTTGTACAAGGCTGTCATGGACCTTCTTGTGTTTGATCAAGATGAGCGCTTGGCTGTTTTAGATTATCTCACAGAACATAAGGCAAAAGGCCTTAACTTTGTGAAGATGGATGATGAAGTTCGAAAAGCATCGTTCAAGCGAATCTTGAAAGCCAATCCCGGTCTTCTTTGA